A stretch of DNA from Phormidium ambiguum IAM M-71:
AATATCATCTGTGACTGAAACATATCCTTGTTCATATTTTTCTATATACGTAGTTTTAAAACAGTGATCTGTTAGCGGCAAGTTGATGATTGATTCGCAACTTTCTGCCACTGACTCTACAACAAATCGTCCATCACCATTTTCATCTACCTGGTAAATAGTAACTCTTTCAACTTGGAGAAAGCTGCGAACTTCTCCGACTGCTTGCCCTAAAATTTCGTCTATTTTCAAAGACTGACGAATGCGTTCATGAATCATTCCCAACAGTCTTTCTCGTTCAGTTTGTTGACGCAGTGCTTCCTCTGCTTGCTTACGTTCTGTGATATCCTGCGCTGCGCCATAAACAACTAGCGATTTTTCCCGATCGTCACAATAAACTGGTTGTCTATAGTCACGCAACCAACGAATTTCCCCATCTTTAGTAATAATTCGATACTCGCTAATATCCGATTGCCAGCACAACAAATTATTAATACTTGCTAAATAAGCTGACAAATCTTCTGGATGAATTAAATTCTCCCAACCTCCATTTTTTGCCATTTCTTGACAGCTATATCCGGTAATTCGAGTCACTGCACCCGTCATCCAGTCAATTTTTAAATTACTGTTACTATCTATTTTGGCAGCATAAGCAAAATCAGAAATTAATTCGGAAACAATGCGGTAACGATCTTCACTTTTGGCTAACTGTTCATTCGCACTTTTTCGTTCAGTTACATCACGAACTAATGCCACAACCTCATCTTCTGTACTCTTAATAATTCTCGCTTCAAAGTCACAAGTTTTGCCTTTTCTGTATAACTGATATTCAAATAATTGCATCTTGCCTGTTGTCAGAGCTTCTCTCACATTGTATATAGCCTGTTGATATATTTTTTCTGGTAAAATTTCTGAAATCTTTTTGCCAACTATGCTACTCTCTAACAATTCTTCAGCTACTTCTTTAGCAGTTTTAAAATCTATAATCATGCCATCTTTGTTAATACAAAACATGGCATCTGGGATAGCATTAAACAGAATATTTGTAGTTGTTTCACTATGTTGCAATGCTTCTTTTACTTGATGGCGTTCTGTAGCATCAATATACACTCCTACAAAACCCGTAACTTTGCCTGCCCGATCTTTAATTGAGGAAATAGTTACTTCTATCCAAATCTTATTACCATCGCGTTTGCAAGCAAAAAATTCTCCCTTCCAAGAACCAATTCTGATTAAATGCTCGTTTATTTCTTGTGCTTTCTGTTCTGTATCTTCTGCTAATGTAAATTCATATACATTTTTTCCCTTAACTTCTGCTGCACTCCACTGATAAAGAATTTCTGCATAATGGTTCCAATAAGTAATTCTGCTTTCTAGATCTGTGGCAATAACAGCGCAATTAATATGTTCTAGTAACGATGCACCAAAACTGTTATCCATTTCTGCTAGGGACTGTTTTTGTCCTCCCAATAAAACAGGTAAGGCTGCTTGCTCAACTGGATGAGCTAAGCAATTTTCATATAAGCTATTAATTCTTTGTGATTCCATATTTCAATATCTTGTCTCCTGATTGAGATATCTCTTTTAAGAGTGCCATCAAATCAGAATAGACCTAATGATAATAGAAATGTTAGCATTTCCCTAATATGCGTCTATTGGATGACACTTGATTTTACTGTGGTCAATGGTAACTTCATTGAAAAAGGCTAAAGGTTAGTTGCTAGAGGTTACTCCCTGCTATTCATTTTAAGTGGCAAACAGCTTTGGGTGAGCAGAAGAGCTAGGTTAAGAATTTTTATCTACTAAACAACTTACAGCCAAATTTAACGTATTTATTCAGAGATTTTTCTAACCTTCACTGATATCACCTGATTTATGAGGCTGTATTCTGGTTTTCAGTACTAACTCTTTCTAGGTTTCTAGCATAAGTTCTGTGCTACATAAGTTATATTAAAAAATGTAAAGAAAAATTTCAGAAACATGAGTAATTTTAGGTTAGAAGACATTTCTGCTCAGCTTGAGAGTGATTCTTCGCGCGATCGAATGCTCGCTTTAGCATCTTTACGCGACGTACCAGCGATCGAAGCAGTACCATTAATAAAAAAAGTTTTGGATGATGAGAATTTGCAAATTCGCTCAATGGCAGTGTTTGCTTTAGGGATCAAGCAAACAGATGAATGTTACCCAATACTGGTAAAAATACTAGAGAACGATCCAGACTACGGAATTCGTGCCGATGCTGCGGGTGCGTTAGGTTATTTGGAAGATCTCAGAGCGTTTGAACCGCTTTCCCGTGCTTTTTATGAAGACACAGATTGGTTAGTTCGGTTTAGTGCGGCGGTAGCTTTAGGAAACTTGAAAGACCTACGAGCTTACGAAATTTTAGTTCAGGCGCTAGAATCTGACGAAGTGGTATTGCAGCAAGCTGCGATCGCAGCTTTAGGGGAAATCAAAGCTACACAAGCAGTCGATCGAATTTTGCAATTTGCTCAATCTCCAGATTGGTTGGTGCGACAAAGATTAGCTGAAGCATTAGGACATCTTCCCCATCCTAAGACCATTCCCGCACTAAAATATCTGGAAAAAGACAATCATTCCCAGGTTTCCCAAGCTGCTACTATTTCTCTGCAAAGGCTAGCAGAGTAAAAAGTCTCCGAGACAGAAACGCACAAGGAAATTCCCCTTGTTCCCACTGCCAAACTCCGGGTTTTTCATCTTAAATATCACAGACCCATTTTTGGCAAAACAAATCGCTTAAGATTAACATTATCAGGTCAAAAACGCGCAAGTTAATTTGATTCATGGACATTAAAGAATTCTTTGAAATGAGTGCGGGTAAATGGTTTTCTCAACGCACCAGTCATCACTTAGCATTTAAACAATCAGAAAGTGGCAAATCAGACATCAGAATTGAAATGCTACCAGCCAACGATCCAGAAGTGCTCAAGCTATGTCAAGAGTATGAGATTGACCCTAATTTATGTTGGGGTGGTGCCAGAGTCAGTTGGGACGGCACAATGGAATGGGATCAAGAAAAACATACTGGTTCTTCTGTTTTAGTGCCAATTCCCGATCCTGACAAACCGGGTGAAGGCAAATTATTGCGCGATGTTGGGTACGCGGAAAAAGCTGGAGTTGCTGGACGCTACATTATGGGTAGTGATGGTGCAATGACGCTAATTACTGAGTACGAAACTATGTACTCGGAAGAACGTATTTGGTTTGCTAGCCCTAACTTACGCCTTCGCACTAGTACTTTAAAACGCTTTGGCGGCTTCAGTATGGCTTCTTTTTGCTCAGAAATTCGCATGGGTGTTACTACTCCTGCTGCTGCTGCTAATGCGGCAGAAGTGAAGAGTTAGAAAACAGGCAGGGAGGCAGGGCTAATTCATTGTTATTAAACAAAATTTAAGCGATGGGGAGATGGAGAAGTGGGGGAAAGAGATATTAGATGATTTTTCCTTTGTTTGCCTGACCTTGGTAGATGTCCAACCTGGTGAAATAAATTTCTTTATCCACGATGAATTAGTCCTGCCTCCTTGTTTTCTTGCCTTTGCTTCAAATTTGCTGCTGTTGCTGATTGATTAGTTCTTGATGTTGAAGGGCTAGGGCTTTGAGTTTGGTGAATAAGTCGGGGAAGGGGTGGGCTTTGGTAGAGCGATCGCCATAATTAGAATAAGTAGTAGGATGTTCAGTAGCAGAAATCTCTTCCTCCTCTGCGATCATGTTTTGGTACTCTTCATCGAAACTGATAGCTGGTGATGACAAGTCTGGTGATACAAGTTCTGTTAAGTTGGCTTGTGTTTCTTGGGGTTCTATAGGCGGGAGACTTGGTTTTGTTGCAGGTGGGGTAGGCTGAGAAAATACCTCAAAAGTTTGAGAAGCAATGTCATATTGTTCCGTTGCTGTTAACTCGGAATCAGAATAGGGAGGTTGGGAAGCAGCGGTATTGGAGATCCCCGTAGTGAACATCTGTGTGAGTTCTGCGGGTAACTTGCTGCAAATTAAGGTTTCAAATTCATAGTTGAAATGATAAAGTGCTTGATTGCGCCTTTGCCAAATCATTAATATTTGCTCTACGGAAACGGCTTTGTAGCGTCCTTGGTAAAGTGCTTCAATTACTGCTAGACGCAACCAATTACCGGGATAATGGTTCAACCAGCTTTCCACTAACTCGCAGGCTTGGTAGCCTCTTAAGTCAAAATAGTAGTTAGCCAACAGCCAAGCTGCTACTTTTGCTGCTGCGTCATTGTTAATTCCTATAGAGCTTTTGCCTTGTTCGCTCATTAGCTATTAGTTTAGTTAGGTTTAGTTAGGAAACAAATCAGGTTGGAGAATAAGAGGATATGTGATCGTTGTACAATGCTCAAGCTGTTTTTAGTTTATTTTGTGCAACCGATTGTTAGTGTAAACGGGATTGGCAATTTTCTGGAGTCAGGTTAAATGATTGAAGTGGAGAATTTAACCAAAATCTATGGTGCATCCCCAGCGATACAGGATGTTTCCTTCGCGGTGGAACCTGGGGAAATCGTGGGGTTTTTGGGGCCAAATGGAGCCGGAAAAACCACTACAATGCGAATTTTGGCGGGTTATCTACCTGCGACGAGTGGTACGGCGAGGATTGCGGGCTATGATGTCCATGAGGATTCGATGGCGGTGCGGCAAAGGATTGGTTATTTGCCGGAGTTACCGCCGCTGTATCCTGATATGACGGTGGAGGGGTTTCTTTATTTTGTGTCACGGATTAAGGGTGTTTCTGCTGGCGATCGCGCTGATAAAGTAAATTCAGCCCTGAAACGTTGCAATCTGGAAGAAAAGCGCCAGGTTCTCATTCGTAAGCTTTCTAAGGGTTTTCGCCAAAGGGTAGGGATTGCTCAAGCGATCGTTCATGACCCACCTGCGATAATTTTAGACGAACCAACCGTTGGTTTAGATCCCCGGCAAATTATCGAAATGCGGAATTTAATTAAAAGTTTGGCGGGAAGTCACACAATTATTCTTTCTACCCACATTTTGCCGGAAGTAAGTATGACTTGCAGCCGCGTCACAATTATTAATCGCGGTAAAATTGTCGCCATTAATACCCCGGAAAATTTAGAAGCGAATTTAGTTGGTGGTACTGGTTACGAGTTAGAAATTGCAGGAGATTCGGAGGAAATTTTACAAAAGTTGCGCTTGCTTACGGGAGTAAGTTTGGTAGAATCTGTGCCAGTAAGTAATGGTATCTTTTTACCAGAAAATCACGGTCTTTATCGCGTAGTTTCAGAACCAGGAGTGGAACTTGGAAAGGAAATTACCGCAGTTTTAGTTGCATCTGATTTGGGTTTGTATGAAATGCGTCGCACTCGCGCCAGCTTGGAAGAAGTTTTCTTGAAATTAACAACTACCGAGAAAATAGATACTGCTGAAATTAAGCGCGAATCCGCAGAAAATCCAGAATTAGAAACTCAGGAAGGCGTTCCAGATTTAGGGGCACAAGATCGGGTAAATTATTCATCAGTAGTGAGTGAATTAGAATCAGAGAATCCTGAAGTTTCTGAATCAGAAACAGTGGCAGAAGAGGTAGAAAAAAAGGAGGAAGAAAGTTAAATGCAGGTGATTTTGGCTAACATTTTGGCTATTTATCGCAGAGAATTACAAAGTTACTTTGCTTCGCCTTTGGCATACGCGATCGCCTGTGTGTTCTGGATTATTTCTGGACTATTCTTTGTTTATATTCTCCTCGATCCCCAACAAGGTTTAATTGCTCAAGTTGCTATTCGTGACCAACAATTAGCTAATTCTGCACCACCTGTAGATTTGCCTTACACTTTTCAACAGTTATTTTTGGGAAATGTGATGAGTTCCTTGGCGTTGTTTGTTTTACCAATGCTTTCAATGGGACTTTATGCCGAAGAACGCAAACGGGGTACTTTGGAATTATTGGCAACTTCACCGATTACTAATTGGTCGGTAGCGGTGGGAAAATTGTTAGGCGCACTGACATTTTTTATTTTTATGATTTCGCCTTTGTTGCTGTATGAAGCGATCGCTTTTAGCAGTTCTACTCCTCCCGTTCAACCAATTGTTCCCCTAATGGGATTTTTGGCGTTAATCTTACTCGCGGCAAGTATTTTGTCTTTGGGAATGTTTATTTCGTCTCTGACAGATAGTACTTTATTAGCGGCGGTTTTTACCTTTGTTTTGATTATGTCTTTGTGGATTTTGGACTTAATTGGTAAAAGTATTAGTGGGCCGATCGGAGCAATTTTTACCCATCTATCTTTATTGAAGCATTTTAGTAACTTAGTCCAAGGAATGTTTGATACTAGCAGCTTAATTTTATTTGCTAGTTACATTATCTTAGGTGTGTTTTTAACTGCCCAATCAGTAGATACATTCCGCTTCCAAAGATCGTAAAAATTAAAGAGTAAAAATTATCCAATTTACCAAGACTAGCAGCAAATGAAAACCTTCAAATTCAGTAAGAAGTATACCAAATACCTTTGGGTGGTCGGGTTATTCCTGCTATTTATGGGTTTGTCAGCTATGGCAGTAATTGGCAAATGGGAACCCATAAGTTTAGGATTAATCATTACCGGAATTGTCGCCATTAGTATTTGGTTAATATTGCAAGGAAACAACGATCTGACTTCACCAGTACAATCATTTTGGGGTAAACGTTCTACCCAAGCAGGAACTAATGCTGCATTTGCAATGTTAGCCTTTATAGTAATTTTGGGGTTAATTAATTTTTTGGGAACTCGCTACAATTATCGATTAGATTTAACCGAAAATAACTTATTTACCCTATCGCCAGCAAGTCAACAATTAGTTAGGAATTTGAACAGTCCTGTAAAGTTGTGGATTTTTGACCAAACTCAATATCCCCAAGATAAAGAATTGTTGGAAAATTATAGCCGTCAAGGAACGAATTTTAGCTTTGAATATGTCGATCCAAATAGTAACCTTGGACTAGCGAGAAAGTTTGGCGTAAAAGATTCAGGTGAAGTTTATTTAGAATCAGGTGAAAAGCGGCAATTTCTCCAAAAAGTGAGAGAAGGGGAACCGCTATCAGAACAAACAATAACGAATGCTATTCAACAAATTAAAAGCGATCGCACAGCAAAAGTCTACTTTTTACAAGGTCATGGAGAAAGGTCTTTAGAAACTACTGAAGGTGGTTTGTCTGAGGCGGTACAAAGTTTAAAAGATAAGAATTTTCAAGTTGAACCTTTAAAATTAGCAGAAAATAAAGAAATCCCCCAAGATGCGGCTTTAATTGTGATAGCAGCACCAAAACAACCACTTTTTGAAGCAGAAGTAACAACTTTAAAAGAGTATCAAAAACGTGGGGGAAATATCCTGGTAACTGTTGAGCAAAAAACTAATGCTAAGGGTTTAGAACCAATTTTACAAGATTGGGGAATTGCAATTGACGATCGCATAGTAGTTAATGCTTCTGAGTTTCAAGTTAGAGGTTTAGGCCCAACAGCTGCTTTAGTTACTAGTTATGGTAATCACCCAATTACCCAAGATTTTCAAAATCGCTATTCATTCTATCCCTCAGCTAGAGCAATTGATGTAGTCAAAGATATCGAAAATGTAAAATCAACACCTTTACTGTTAACTTCTGAACAAACTTGGGCAGAAAGTAACTTAGATCAAATAGAATTTAATGCAGAAAGCGATCGACAAGGGCCATTAATTTTAGGTATTGCTTTATCTAAACCAATTGAATCCGCAACACTTCCATCTTCTTCAACTCCAAATCAAGAAAACAAATTGAATAAACCGAATCAAGAAAGTCGCATGGTAGTATTAGGAAATACTGACTTTGCTACTAATGGTTTGTTTTCTCAACAAATCAATGGTGATGTATTTTTAAACTCGATCAGTTGGCTAAGTCAACAAGACGATCGATTACTTTCTATTAGTCCCAAAGAACAAAAAAATCGCCGGATTAATATGACATTTTTCCAAGCTAGCTTGTTAGCTTGGTTAGCAATAATCATTGTTCCCTTATTAGGGTTGCTAACGGCTGTTTTTCTGTGGTGGCGGCGACGCTAGATTTTATAAACATCAAAAATAAGGAGAAAGATATAGAATGAAATTTCAAAAATCTACTTTGATTTTGATGTTACTTGCCTTAATGTTTGGCGGTATAGTTTACATTTGGGAAGTAGAAGGGAAACCGCGAAGAGAAGCAGCAAAACTCCGAGAAAATCGAGTTTTTAATTTTGAAGAAAAAGATGTACAAAATGTAGTTTTAAAAACCAAAGAATATAAACTACAATTCGATCGAGTAAAATCGCAAATAGGTAGTAATTCTACAGCAGCGAAGTGGACAGTCAAAGTACTAGAAAACTATCAACCCACTGAAACTAAAACATTAGATTCTTCTACAAAAACCCAAGATACAGAAACTAAAATACCTGAACCTCAACTGACAGAAACCCCACAAAGAAGGAGAAGATCTCGTCGAGAAACTGAACTTCCCGAAGATTTAGCTTTAGCTTTTTGGCACTTAATGCCTAATGGAAAAGACGAAGTAAAGCTATTAGCTGAAATGCCAGCAAATGAAGCACATATTGCTTTTTTACTTAATGAATTAGCAACTGGAAAAAGCGATCGAATTATCGCCGATCCTCGCATTGAAGATGGCATCGATAAACCTTTAGCGATCGTAGATATCACTTTAAACAACGGCAAAAAACATCAACTAATTTTGGGTAATCTTAACTATAACAATACAGCTTTGTATGCTGTAGCAGATCCACCCACACAATTAACAAAACCCTTAGATATCCTATTAGTACCAATCAATTTTCAAAATGCCGTAAATCGTCCCTTATCCGAATGGAAACAACAAGAAATTCAGCCAACTCCTACACCTGAAGCATCAACAGAAGAATCAAAAAAAGAATCACCTCCCCCAAAAGAAGAAAAACCGCGTCAGAGAAGAAGGAGAGAAAATTAACTGAATCTAGATACCCGAATTCTTCAAGAATTCGGGTATTTGAATATTTTATTCTACCCACAACAAGGATAATCAAAAAATGGCTGTATTTAGAGAATTGCAGCGACTTGGAAAATCATTAATGTTACCAATTGCCGTCTTACCTGCGGCAGGTTTATTACTAAGATTAGGCGCACCAGATGTGTTAAATATTCCAGTAATGACTAAAGCGGGAGGGGCATTATTTGATAATTTAGCTGCAATTTTTGCTGTCGGAATTGCTATTGGTTTTGCTAAAGATGCTGCTGGCGCAGCTAGTTTGGCAGGATTAGTGGGTTATTTCATTATCACCACAGGAACGAAAGCAATTAATTCAAATATTAACATGGGAGTCTTGGCGGGGATAATTGCAGGTATTACCGCTGGATTACTTTATAACCGCTTTTATCAAATTAAATTACCTGATTATTTAGGTTTTTTTGGTGGGAAGCGATTTGTACCAATTGTCACTGGTGGAGTTTGCTTTTTCCTAGCAGTTTTGTTTGGCTATATTTGGCCTCCTATACAGAGTTTAATCCAATTAATTGGGAATTGGATTGTGCAATCCGGTTCTTTAGGGGCTTTTGTTTTTGGGTTTTTAAATCGCTTGTTGATTCCTTTTGGATTACATCACATTTTAAATAGTTTGGCGTGGTTTGTTTTCGGTACATTTAATGGGGCAAAAGGCGTAGTTACTGGAGATTTAAATCGTTTCTTTGCAGGCGATCGCACAGCTGGAACTTTTATGGCCGGATTCTATCCTATATTTATGTTTGGATTGCCCGCAGCTTGCGTAGCAATGGCACATTCTGCCCGCCCAGAAAAACGTCGAATTATTGCAGGTGTAATGTTAGGAATGGCTTTAACTTCCTTGCTGACTGGCATTACTGAACCTGTAGAATTTACCTTTATGTTTCTTGCCCCAGTTTTGTATGTAATTCACGCTTTTCTTACTGGATTATCATTAGCTTTAACGGATTTATTAGGCATCAAACATGGATTTACTTTTTCCGCAGGTGCGATCGACTATTTGTTGAATATGGGGTTATCTACTAACGGTTGGTTAATAGTACCTTTGGGATTAGTTTATGGGTTGGTTTACTATTTCTTATTTCATTTTTTTATCAAACTGCTTGATTTAAAAACTCCAGGTAGAGAAGTTGAAGGTTTTGTAGATAATATTTCATTGATTAAAACAACAGAAAACTCTAGTTTAGCTCAACAATATTTAGAAGTATTAGGAGGAAGAGATAACATTAAAACTATTGATGCTTGTATCACTCGATTGCGATTAACATTGGTAAATCGAGACTTAGTTTCAGATGAACAATTAAAAAGTTTAGGTGCTAAAGGTACAATCCGCGCCGGAAGTGATGGTTTACAAGTAGTAATCGGCCCTATGGCTGAGTCAATTGCTGAAGAAATGAAAAAGATTAGTTAATAACTTAATACACTATGAGGGAAAAACTATGCAATTAGTTATTTGTGAATCTCCAGAAGGTGTGGCTAATTGGTCTGCAAATTACGTAAAAGAACGCATTAACAAATTTAAGCCAACAGCAAATAAACCTTTTGTGTTAGGTTTACCAACAGGAAGTACACCTTTAAAAATGTACCAAAAGTTAATTGAATTTCACCGTCAAGGTGACTTAAGTTTTCAAAATGTAGTGACTTTTAACATGGATGAATATGTCGGTTTACCTGAAAATCATCCCCAAAGTTATCACTATTATATGTATCAAAACTTTTTTAATCATATTGATATTCCTCAAGAAAATATACATATACTCAACGGAAATGCTGAAGATATTACCGCAGAATGTCAAAATTATGAAGATAAAATTAAGGCTTTTGGCAGAGTTGAATTATTTATTGGTGGAATGGGTGAAGATGGACAT
This window harbors:
- a CDS encoding HEAT repeat domain-containing protein, coding for MSNFRLEDISAQLESDSSRDRMLALASLRDVPAIEAVPLIKKVLDDENLQIRSMAVFALGIKQTDECYPILVKILENDPDYGIRADAAGALGYLEDLRAFEPLSRAFYEDTDWLVRFSAAVALGNLKDLRAYEILVQALESDEVVLQQAAIAALGEIKATQAVDRILQFAQSPDWLVRQRLAEALGHLPHPKTIPALKYLEKDNHSQVSQAATISLQRLAE
- a CDS encoding phycobiliprotein lyase, translated to MDIKEFFEMSAGKWFSQRTSHHLAFKQSESGKSDIRIEMLPANDPEVLKLCQEYEIDPNLCWGGARVSWDGTMEWDQEKHTGSSVLVPIPDPDKPGEGKLLRDVGYAEKAGVAGRYIMGSDGAMTLITEYETMYSEERIWFASPNLRLRTSTLKRFGGFSMASFCSEIRMGVTTPAAAANAAEVKS
- a CDS encoding ABC transporter ATP-binding protein — encoded protein: MIEVENLTKIYGASPAIQDVSFAVEPGEIVGFLGPNGAGKTTTMRILAGYLPATSGTARIAGYDVHEDSMAVRQRIGYLPELPPLYPDMTVEGFLYFVSRIKGVSAGDRADKVNSALKRCNLEEKRQVLIRKLSKGFRQRVGIAQAIVHDPPAIILDEPTVGLDPRQIIEMRNLIKSLAGSHTIILSTHILPEVSMTCSRVTIINRGKIVAINTPENLEANLVGGTGYELEIAGDSEEILQKLRLLTGVSLVESVPVSNGIFLPENHGLYRVVSEPGVELGKEITAVLVASDLGLYEMRRTRASLEEVFLKLTTTEKIDTAEIKRESAENPELETQEGVPDLGAQDRVNYSSVVSELESENPEVSESETVAEEVEKKEEES
- a CDS encoding ABC transporter permease; the encoded protein is MQVILANILAIYRRELQSYFASPLAYAIACVFWIISGLFFVYILLDPQQGLIAQVAIRDQQLANSAPPVDLPYTFQQLFLGNVMSSLALFVLPMLSMGLYAEERKRGTLELLATSPITNWSVAVGKLLGALTFFIFMISPLLLYEAIAFSSSTPPVQPIVPLMGFLALILLAASILSLGMFISSLTDSTLLAAVFTFVLIMSLWILDLIGKSISGPIGAIFTHLSLLKHFSNLVQGMFDTSSLILFASYIILGVFLTAQSVDTFRFQRS
- a CDS encoding GldG family protein; translation: MKTFKFSKKYTKYLWVVGLFLLFMGLSAMAVIGKWEPISLGLIITGIVAISIWLILQGNNDLTSPVQSFWGKRSTQAGTNAAFAMLAFIVILGLINFLGTRYNYRLDLTENNLFTLSPASQQLVRNLNSPVKLWIFDQTQYPQDKELLENYSRQGTNFSFEYVDPNSNLGLARKFGVKDSGEVYLESGEKRQFLQKVREGEPLSEQTITNAIQQIKSDRTAKVYFLQGHGERSLETTEGGLSEAVQSLKDKNFQVEPLKLAENKEIPQDAALIVIAAPKQPLFEAEVTTLKEYQKRGGNILVTVEQKTNAKGLEPILQDWGIAIDDRIVVNASEFQVRGLGPTAALVTSYGNHPITQDFQNRYSFYPSARAIDVVKDIENVKSTPLLLTSEQTWAESNLDQIEFNAESDRQGPLILGIALSKPIESATLPSSSTPNQENKLNKPNQESRMVVLGNTDFATNGLFSQQINGDVFLNSISWLSQQDDRLLSISPKEQKNRRINMTFFQASLLAWLAIIIVPLLGLLTAVFLWWRRR
- the nagB gene encoding glucosamine-6-phosphate deaminase translates to MQLVICESPEGVANWSANYVKERINKFKPTANKPFVLGLPTGSTPLKMYQKLIEFHRQGDLSFQNVVTFNMDEYVGLPENHPQSYHYYMYQNFFNHIDIPQENIHILNGNAEDITAECQNYEDKIKAFGRVELFIGGMGEDGHIAFNEPGSSLESRTRLKTLTYSTLLANARFFNRDINQVPKSALTVGVGTILDAFEVMILVQGYHKAIALHHAIEQGVNHIWTVSALQLHPRSIIVCDEDATLELKVKTVKYFQELERDNPTFN